From Lepus europaeus isolate LE1 chromosome 3, mLepTim1.pri, whole genome shotgun sequence, a single genomic window includes:
- the LST1 gene encoding leukocyte-specific transcript 1 protein produces the protein MGDSWCTKNLCPLLYVALGLLGLLLLVGTILSACLCRLLRRVKRLERSWVQRSGETELHYASLQRLPVQSAEGTEQAHGEGESMKEDPSADYACIAKNKPT, from the exons ACCTGTGCCCTTTGCTCTACGTGGCcttggggctgctggggctgctgctccTGGTCGGGACCATTCTGTCCGCCTGTCTGTGCCGGCTCCTTAGGAGAG TGAAGCGGCTAGAGAGGAGCTGG gTCCAGCGCTCGGGGGAGACGGAGCTCCACTACGCGTCTCTACAGAGGCTGCCCGTGCAGAGTGCAGAGGGCACGGAGCAGGCCCACGGAGAAGGAGAAAGCATGAAGGAGGACCCCAGTGCTGACTACGCCTGCATTGCTAAAAACAAGCCCACCTGA